A DNA window from Streptococcus sp. LPB0220 contains the following coding sequences:
- a CDS encoding ABC transporter permease — protein MKSEVNAKQSKFKKNIPLYVLLLPSIILLILFAYIPMAGLVIAFKDYSPATGIFGSPWAGLKYFNQFFSSFQFATTMKNTLKISIYSILVGFPLPIVLAIICNQIRVGKFKKIFQVTTYLPHFISTMVMCGMIILFLSPSSGLLANVLKLVGLKMPALLSKPGSFAGVYVWSDVWQHIGWDSIIYLAALSAIDPTFYEAATMDGASRLQKIRHIDLPLLLPTAMILLILRAGSLLSVGFEKVLLLQNPLNLAGSEIISTYVYKVGMINFQYSYSTAIGLFNTLVNLIILLSVNWFAKRYTKTGLF, from the coding sequence ATGAAAAGCGAAGTAAATGCGAAGCAGAGCAAATTTAAGAAAAATATTCCTTTATATGTGCTGCTCCTGCCATCGATTATTTTATTGATTTTATTTGCCTATATCCCTATGGCGGGTCTAGTCATCGCTTTTAAAGATTACTCTCCCGCTACTGGGATATTTGGAAGTCCTTGGGCTGGTCTCAAGTATTTTAACCAGTTCTTCTCATCCTTCCAATTTGCAACAACCATGAAGAATACCTTGAAAATTTCTATTTACAGTATTCTGGTTGGTTTTCCCTTGCCGATTGTTCTAGCCATCATTTGCAACCAGATTCGTGTGGGCAAGTTCAAAAAAATCTTTCAAGTAACAACTTATTTGCCTCATTTTATCTCGACCATGGTCATGTGTGGGATGATTATTCTTTTTCTCTCTCCAAGTAGTGGACTGTTAGCCAATGTCCTCAAATTGGTCGGCTTAAAGATGCCTGCTCTCTTATCCAAACCGGGTAGCTTTGCAGGTGTCTATGTCTGGAGTGATGTCTGGCAACATATCGGTTGGGATAGTATCATCTATCTAGCCGCTTTATCAGCCATTGATCCGACCTTTTATGAAGCAGCGACTATGGACGGGGCGAGTCGATTGCAAAAGATCCGTCATATTGACTTACCCTTACTGTTACCAACGGCGATGATTCTCTTGATTCTCAGAGCAGGAAGCCTACTCAGTGTTGGTTTTGAAAAGGTCTTGCTCTTGCAAAATCCACTCAATCTGGCAGGAAGTGAAATCATTTCGACCTATGTCTACAAAGTGGGGATGATTAATTTTCAATATAGTTACTCGACAGCGATCGGTCTCTTTAATACCTTGGTTAACTTGATCATCTTACTGTCGGTCAACTGGTTTGCGAAACGCTATACCAAGACGGGATTGTTCTAG
- a CDS encoding DUF1720 domain-containing protein — protein MNQNDWVEYFEAINGRKPSMQEFQEAREKGEFVVERKETPTPITEAQVPAQEAPVAPSAPLSQEQTGFVQPQPSAKTLQPVPRPKKLTFSFNKQTKIGVAVAGLVAVIALAWFFFFSGGPSLDGVWLRNTDSSPVTYELSGKKQKVNGGETIKKVLKGNEAKKEFNTALSLLNATDLHSLADVDKKFNLKTTEIVVIKSGGNTRYNLLQKDGSNIILRNDLFDLKTYKSYKGNFEDNLVYHKVETPKAMVGKWKNVTEGDNTTVQISDHGIISDKYYDNKAYAFYSLADQEKYDGDTTSKEEIEHTFDVIQEAVKSEGYQVKSAKEVYIQANSNYCFVPVNGGKNILVLRGGNEFAAKLEKVK, from the coding sequence ATGAATCAAAATGATTGGGTTGAATACTTTGAAGCGATCAATGGTCGTAAGCCAAGTATGCAAGAATTTCAAGAAGCGCGTGAAAAAGGGGAGTTTGTCGTAGAGCGAAAAGAAACACCGACACCAATAACTGAAGCGCAGGTTCCTGCTCAAGAAGCACCTGTTGCACCTAGTGCACCTCTTTCACAAGAGCAGACGGGTTTTGTCCAACCACAACCATCTGCGAAAACCTTGCAACCTGTGCCAAGACCGAAAAAATTGACATTTTCTTTCAATAAACAAACAAAGATTGGGGTCGCAGTTGCGGGACTTGTCGCAGTGATTGCTCTTGCTTGGTTCTTTTTCTTTTCAGGTGGACCAAGTCTAGATGGGGTTTGGTTGAGAAATACGGATTCTAGTCCGGTTACTTATGAACTAAGTGGAAAGAAACAAAAAGTCAATGGTGGTGAGACCATCAAAAAGGTTCTCAAGGGGAATGAAGCGAAAAAAGAATTTAATACAGCACTTTCTTTGTTAAATGCAACAGACTTGCATTCACTTGCGGATGTCGATAAGAAATTTAACCTGAAGACGACAGAAATTGTTGTGATTAAGTCTGGTGGGAACACACGCTATAACTTGCTCCAAAAAGACGGAAGCAATATTATTTTAAGAAATGATTTATTCGACTTGAAAACTTATAAGTCATACAAAGGAAACTTTGAAGATAATTTGGTCTATCACAAGGTTGAAACACCAAAGGCCATGGTTGGAAAATGGAAGAATGTGACAGAAGGAGATAATACAACTGTTCAGATTTCAGATCATGGAATTATAAGTGATAAGTATTACGATAACAAGGCTTACGCATTCTATTCTCTAGCTGATCAAGAAAAGTATGATGGAGACACGACTTCTAAAGAAGAGATTGAACACACATTTGACGTAATTCAAGAAGCGGTGAAATCAGAAGGCTATCAAGTGAAGAGCGCTAAGGAAGTCTATATACAAGCTAATTCAAATTATTGTTTCGTACCTGTCAATGGTGGAAAAAATATACTCGTCTTACGTGGTGGGAATGAATTTGCTGCAAAACTAGAAAAAGTGAAATAA
- a CDS encoding GAF domain-containing protein — protein sequence MKHSEKESQYQLLLAQLDALLMGETNALANLSNASALLNQALPRSVFAGFYLYDQTELILGPFQGGVSCVHIALGKGVCGEAAQEQKTMIVDDVRQHANYISCDSRAMSEIVVPMVKDGQLLGVLDLDSECVSDYDQLDQEYLEEFVALLIDKTNWDFKMFGVKN from the coding sequence ATGAAACATTCGGAAAAAGAATCACAATACCAGCTCTTGCTGGCTCAATTAGATGCTCTCTTAATGGGAGAAACCAATGCCTTGGCTAATCTGTCCAATGCCAGTGCGCTCTTAAATCAAGCCCTGCCTCGTTCGGTCTTTGCGGGTTTTTATTTGTATGACCAAACGGAATTGATCTTGGGACCTTTTCAGGGAGGTGTTTCTTGTGTCCATATCGCTCTCGGAAAGGGTGTCTGTGGAGAAGCAGCTCAAGAGCAGAAAACCATGATTGTCGATGATGTCCGCCAACATGCCAACTATATTTCCTGTGATAGTCGGGCTATGAGTGAGATTGTGGTGCCTATGGTCAAGGACGGTCAGCTCCTTGGAGTATTAGACCTGGACTCAGAATGTGTCTCTGACTACGATCAGCTGGATCAGGAGTATTTGGAAGAGTTTGTCGCTCTCTTGATCGATAAGACAAACTGGGACTTTAAGATGTTTGGAGTTAAGAACTAA
- a CDS encoding helix-turn-helix domain-containing protein: MNILLVDDDRFIIKALQETIHWEALGIEQVYTASSLSQAQAIIQSHPIALMISDIEMPQGSGLDLLAWVRSEKYDIQTIFLTNYADFNYAQKAIELQSFEYYLKPIDPDRLEFIIQKALNKIKRHKSATQLAQQGQKEAEFWHDYLRKPRPSQAEQLLQEVTKRGYSPKPHEGYLLVLITLHLVEEDFHPSVPSWRLQLRHCIKDLSLDFPVHYCALSKIESQTDRYLCLFKKNQTTECADFLKAIQQKIQQDLDRSSILLYSDAISLETLLIKALQLCQYSEEQVFHWKSIHSYASLGPALQKPAHRTSLTFTNQLETEQLLQIIHSLETQDRIPLSALSELQLDWTQQIGIYLDKNGILAHKLFQNKHHQFLFERRFHAIEAFEAYIGDYWSSARHYVIDLEHQSNLIQRITDYIDHHYKEDISRTKLAEMVFLSPDHLARMFKRDTGETLVKYITDKRMAAAKEMLSQSDTPIYQVALQVGYDNYSYFTKAFKQKVGLSPGDYRKQCQEAF; the protein is encoded by the coding sequence ATGAATATCCTACTCGTTGACGATGATCGTTTTATCATTAAAGCCCTACAGGAAACCATCCATTGGGAAGCCTTGGGCATTGAGCAGGTATATACTGCCTCCAGTCTGAGCCAAGCCCAAGCCATCATTCAAAGTCACCCAATCGCGCTCATGATCAGTGATATCGAGATGCCACAAGGCAGTGGGCTAGATCTCTTAGCCTGGGTCCGGTCAGAAAAATATGATATTCAAACGATCTTCCTCACAAATTATGCTGATTTCAATTATGCTCAAAAAGCCATTGAACTCCAAAGTTTTGAATACTACCTTAAACCGATTGACCCCGACCGCTTAGAATTTATCATTCAAAAAGCCCTCAATAAGATCAAGCGCCACAAGAGTGCGACCCAATTAGCCCAGCAAGGGCAAAAAGAAGCTGAATTTTGGCATGACTACTTGCGAAAACCGCGTCCATCTCAAGCAGAACAGCTCCTTCAAGAAGTGACAAAACGGGGTTATAGTCCCAAACCACATGAAGGCTACCTCTTGGTCCTCATCACTCTCCACTTAGTTGAAGAAGACTTTCACCCCAGTGTCCCTTCTTGGCGCTTGCAACTCCGCCATTGTATCAAGGATCTCTCCCTAGATTTCCCTGTCCACTACTGCGCCCTCAGTAAAATCGAAAGCCAGACCGATCGCTACCTCTGCCTCTTCAAAAAGAATCAGACTACAGAGTGTGCAGACTTCCTAAAGGCTATCCAGCAGAAGATCCAGCAAGACTTAGACCGATCCTCTATCCTTCTCTATTCAGACGCCATTTCCCTTGAGACGCTCTTGATAAAGGCTCTGCAACTCTGCCAATACAGTGAAGAACAAGTCTTCCATTGGAAGAGTATCCACTCCTATGCTTCTTTGGGTCCAGCACTTCAAAAGCCTGCTCATCGGACATCGCTCACTTTTACAAATCAACTAGAGACAGAACAGCTCCTCCAAATTATCCATAGCTTAGAGACTCAAGATCGCATCCCGCTTTCAGCTCTGAGTGAACTCCAGCTAGACTGGACCCAGCAAATTGGGATTTATCTGGATAAGAACGGCATTCTCGCCCACAAGTTATTTCAAAACAAACACCATCAATTTCTATTCGAACGGCGGTTTCATGCCATCGAAGCTTTTGAAGCCTATATCGGGGATTACTGGAGCTCTGCTCGCCATTATGTGATCGATCTAGAACACCAATCCAATCTCATCCAGCGGATCACTGACTACATCGATCACCATTACAAGGAGGATATCAGTCGCACCAAGCTGGCAGAGATGGTTTTTCTTAGTCCAGATCATCTAGCACGGATGTTTAAGCGCGACACCGGCGAAACCCTGGTGAAATACATCACCGATAAACGGATGGCCGCCGCAAAAGAGATGCTATCGCAAAGCGATACCCCCATTTACCAAGTCGCTCTCCAGGTGGGCTATGACAACTACTCCTACTTTACAAAGGCTTTTAAACAAAAGGTCGGCCTCTCCCCAGGAGATTACCGCAAGCAATGCCAAGAAGCCTTTTAA
- the dnaX gene encoding DNA polymerase III subunit gamma/tau — translation MYQALYRKYRSQTFGQLVGQQVVARTLRQAVEQEKISHAYLFSGPRGTGKTSVAKIFAKAMNCPNQVNGEPCNDCYICESITNGSLEDVIEIDAASNNGVDEIRDIRDKSTYAPSLAKHKVYIIDEVHMLSTGAFNALLKTLEEPTENVVFILATTELHKIPATILSRVQRFEFKSIKLPDIVHHLENILATEEIAYEADAVQIIARRAEGGMRDALSFLDQALSLTAGSELTTAIAEEITGSISLAALDQYVAAILAHDATAALDQLAIIFDNGKNMARFVTDLLQYLRDLLIVQTGGENTHNSDLFAANLEADQARLFALIDQATTSLADIKNSLQPRIYTEMMTIKLAESTGQVSKSAAVEVPSNVLAQLEDLKTEVAQLKQQLAQAGSSLPASKPAVTRPTKSSKGYRADRNKVNAILQEAVENPELARTNLIRLQNAWGEIIESLAGADKALLIGSQPVAANENHAILAFESAFNAEQTMKRDNLNTMFGNILSNAAGFSPEILAVSMEEWTQIRAEFSAKARGQKAEVVEEEESVIPEEFHFLSDKITLQDD, via the coding sequence ATGTATCAAGCTTTATATCGGAAATACCGTAGCCAGACCTTTGGCCAATTGGTCGGCCAGCAAGTAGTGGCACGGACATTGAGACAGGCAGTGGAGCAGGAGAAGATCAGCCACGCCTATCTCTTTTCGGGTCCTCGTGGTACTGGGAAAACCAGTGTGGCCAAGATCTTTGCTAAGGCTATGAACTGTCCTAATCAAGTCAATGGGGAGCCTTGTAACGACTGCTATATCTGTGAATCCATCACCAATGGGAGTCTAGAAGATGTTATCGAAATCGATGCAGCCTCCAACAATGGGGTCGATGAAATTCGCGATATTCGCGACAAGTCGACCTATGCTCCAAGTCTAGCCAAGCACAAGGTCTACATTATCGATGAGGTCCATATGCTCTCAACAGGGGCCTTTAATGCCTTGTTGAAGACGCTGGAAGAGCCAACGGAAAACGTGGTCTTTATCCTTGCAACAACGGAGTTACACAAGATTCCAGCCACTATTCTGTCACGGGTGCAACGCTTTGAATTCAAATCCATCAAACTGCCGGATATCGTTCACCATTTGGAAAATATCCTAGCTACTGAAGAGATTGCCTATGAAGCAGATGCTGTGCAGATCATCGCACGGCGCGCTGAAGGTGGGATGCGGGATGCCTTGTCCTTTTTGGATCAAGCCCTGAGTCTGACTGCGGGTAGTGAGTTGACGACAGCAATCGCTGAAGAGATTACTGGCTCAATCAGCCTAGCTGCGCTCGATCAGTATGTGGCTGCCATCCTGGCTCATGATGCGACAGCGGCGCTGGATCAGCTAGCGATTATCTTTGATAACGGAAAGAATATGGCCCGCTTTGTCACGGACTTACTTCAATATCTGAGAGATCTCTTGATTGTCCAGACAGGTGGAGAAAATACCCACAATAGTGACTTGTTTGCGGCGAATCTTGAAGCCGATCAAGCCCGTCTTTTTGCCCTGATTGACCAGGCGACGACCAGTCTGGCGGACATCAAAAATAGTCTGCAACCGCGTATCTACACTGAAATGATGACCATTAAATTGGCTGAAAGCACGGGCCAAGTTTCTAAATCAGCGGCTGTGGAGGTTCCTTCCAACGTCCTGGCTCAGCTGGAAGACTTGAAGACGGAAGTCGCTCAGCTCAAGCAACAGTTAGCGCAAGCAGGTAGCAGTCTTCCTGCTTCAAAACCAGCTGTAACTCGTCCAACCAAGTCGAGCAAGGGCTATCGGGCAGATCGAAACAAGGTCAACGCGATTTTACAAGAGGCGGTCGAAAACCCAGAGTTGGCACGGACCAACTTGATCCGTCTTCAAAACGCTTGGGGGGAAATCATCGAGAGCTTGGCAGGTGCGGATAAGGCTCTCTTAATCGGATCCCAGCCGGTTGCTGCCAATGAAAATCACGCTATTTTAGCCTTTGAGTCTGCCTTTAATGCTGAACAGACCATGAAGCGGGACAACCTCAATACCATGTTTGGAAATATCCTCAGCAATGCAGCCGGTTTCTCGCCAGAGATTTTAGCGGTTTCGATGGAAGAATGGACCCAAATTCGGGCAGAGTTTTCGGCTAAGGCGCGTGGACAAAAAGCAGAAGTGGTAGAAGAAGAGGAAAGTGTCATCCCTGAGGAATTTCACTTTTTATCCGATAAAATCACCCTGCAAGACGATTAA
- a CDS encoding DUF3272 family protein → MNRKQFAVIAVFTAMETYFFNEATMAGQMLFACFWALLILRNLQTAYMVEKIASAIEKEINKKRK, encoded by the coding sequence ATGAATAGAAAACAATTTGCAGTGATAGCAGTCTTTACTGCTATGGAGACTTATTTTTTCAATGAAGCGACCATGGCGGGTCAAATGCTCTTTGCATGTTTTTGGGCCCTCTTGATATTGCGCAATCTCCAGACGGCCTATATGGTGGAGAAGATTGCTAGTGCCATTGAAAAAGAAATCAATAAGAAAAGAAAATAA
- a CDS encoding YoaK family protein — MKREFHSRTKAFACLLTMCAGFSDAYTFICRGGTLAAGQTGNVVFLSVGLIGQQISDVEVKLATMLAFMLGIFLMTVLRRLIDNSVWRLSTLVPYILTTLVTGFLPASVKNVFIVPFFGLSLGIVATSFGEVGSYAYNHSFMTGNLKKTMVAYGNFVRDREMKFLWEAIFMTCLIGSFICGAIFSTYLIQFYGLKTIWLVAIILTIFLIYRAIQYFEVFHFNRRHE, encoded by the coding sequence ATGAAAAGGGAGTTTCATTCGCGGACTAAGGCGTTCGCTTGTTTATTGACCATGTGTGCTGGTTTTTCAGATGCTTATACCTTTATTTGTCGGGGTGGGACCTTGGCGGCAGGCCAGACGGGAAATGTGGTCTTTCTATCGGTTGGTTTGATCGGCCAGCAGATCTCAGATGTAGAAGTGAAGTTAGCCACGATGCTGGCCTTTATGCTGGGGATCTTTTTAATGACGGTCTTGCGTCGCTTGATTGATAATTCAGTCTGGCGCTTGAGTACCCTAGTGCCCTATATCCTCACAACTTTGGTGACGGGATTTTTGCCAGCATCGGTAAAAAATGTCTTCATCGTGCCTTTTTTTGGACTGAGTTTGGGAATCGTAGCGACCTCATTTGGAGAAGTAGGTAGCTATGCCTACAACCACTCTTTTATGACCGGAAATCTCAAGAAAACCATGGTAGCTTATGGAAATTTTGTTAGAGACAGGGAGATGAAATTCCTCTGGGAAGCCATCTTTATGACCTGCCTGATCGGGAGTTTCATCTGTGGGGCCATCTTTTCGACCTACTTGATCCAGTTTTATGGACTAAAGACGATTTGGCTGGTGGCCATCATCTTGACCATCTTTTTAATCTATCGGGCCATTCAATATTTTGAAGTCTTTCACTTCAATCGGCGGCATGAATAG
- a CDS encoding sensor histidine kinase — translation MKAIHRSTRDHSIQFFSRLLFLLLVVNTLINLLIGGISRNFIKHQNMLHLEDSIHIYADSLNTELHSVERFMYSTISHNDYLTELNTPLDFTNFHENLKKLRIDFTEFQYQMDSPITFFIETKDIPHFFNASSLQLPYLDYVQLKDHLKTYDKETDKTRQKWQRISLNQHDYLLKSLHYKGKAIYAIISTQDILRPLQKLNIGKKGRLSIERPNQIHATDSVIQAGSNQTHLPFDLYVTVDYGDVFRTNIVLETLLSLVPLIIAVLSTILILYIRQRMIQPMKRLTQRLSQLDAASTKLDVIEDQGILEIDQANHKLNQVLIHMKDLQIRAYHAQLNLKKVELNYLKNQVRPHFYLNMLSMIHSMLQTKDYKEIEELTKVTSNYLRHLFQANQDFNRLVDEIQHIRNYLEIQKIRYGDSIHFDLDWDPHLKDAAIPPLLLQTFVENAIKHGFSFQDSFHIQLSIHEEANQHLAISLQDNGPGFSSAILQDLEEKKSLVTEDGHHIGLTNARERLDLLYPDHYTLQFSNGSQGGARIQLSLPYEPYKGDTHEYPTR, via the coding sequence ATGAAAGCTATTCACAGAAGTACACGAGATCACTCGATTCAATTTTTTTCGCGCCTACTCTTTCTCCTCTTAGTTGTCAATACCTTGATCAACCTTTTGATTGGTGGGATTAGCCGAAATTTTATTAAACACCAAAATATGCTCCATTTAGAGGACTCGATTCATATCTATGCGGATTCCTTAAATACAGAGCTTCACTCCGTTGAGCGTTTTATGTACAGTACCATTAGTCACAACGACTATTTGACAGAGCTCAATACTCCGCTTGATTTCACAAATTTTCATGAAAATCTAAAAAAACTGCGGATTGATTTCACGGAGTTTCAGTACCAGATGGATAGCCCCATTACCTTTTTCATAGAGACAAAAGATATCCCACATTTTTTCAACGCTTCCAGTCTTCAACTGCCCTACCTGGACTATGTACAATTGAAAGATCATCTTAAAACCTATGACAAAGAAACAGACAAGACCCGTCAAAAATGGCAACGAATCAGCCTGAACCAGCATGATTATCTCTTGAAATCCCTTCATTACAAGGGCAAGGCTATCTATGCCATCATTTCTACCCAGGATATTTTAAGACCCTTGCAAAAGCTCAATATTGGAAAAAAAGGGCGCTTATCCATCGAACGCCCCAATCAGATCCATGCTACAGATTCCGTTATTCAAGCCGGTAGCAATCAAACCCACCTGCCTTTTGATCTGTATGTGACGGTCGATTACGGGGACGTTTTCCGTACAAATATCGTACTTGAAACCCTTCTCTCCTTGGTCCCTTTGATCATCGCCGTTCTCTCTACCATTCTGATCCTTTATATTCGTCAACGGATGATCCAACCGATGAAACGACTCACCCAACGCCTTTCTCAGCTAGACGCTGCTTCCACCAAGCTAGATGTGATCGAAGACCAAGGGATCTTAGAGATCGATCAGGCCAATCACAAGCTCAATCAGGTCCTGATCCATATGAAAGACCTTCAAATTCGAGCCTACCACGCGCAACTCAACCTCAAAAAAGTCGAACTCAATTACCTCAAAAATCAAGTTCGACCCCATTTTTACCTCAACATGCTTTCCATGATTCACAGCATGCTGCAGACCAAGGACTATAAGGAAATCGAGGAGTTGACCAAGGTGACTTCCAACTACTTGCGTCACCTCTTTCAAGCTAACCAAGATTTCAATCGCTTAGTAGATGAAATCCAACATATCCGAAATTACCTAGAAATCCAAAAAATCCGCTATGGGGACAGCATCCACTTTGACCTGGACTGGGATCCTCATCTGAAAGATGCGGCTATTCCCCCTCTGCTTTTACAAACCTTTGTGGAAAATGCCATCAAACACGGCTTTTCTTTCCAAGATTCCTTCCACATTCAGCTTTCCATTCATGAAGAAGCAAACCAACATCTTGCCATTTCTCTTCAGGATAATGGTCCTGGTTTTAGCTCCGCTATCTTACAAGATCTAGAAGAGAAAAAATCCTTAGTCACTGAAGATGGCCACCACATTGGTTTGACCAATGCACGGGAGCGACTAGATCTCCTCTATCCAGATCACTACACGCTTCAATTTTCAAATGGATCCCAAGGAGGTGCCCGCATCCAACTGAGCCTTCCTTATGAACCCTACAAAGGAGACACACATGAATATCCTACTCGTTGA
- a CDS encoding carbohydrate ABC transporter permease: protein MKLFQHARKTKSEILFDIFIYGLAICLILLIVYPLWFVIIASFSNPSDVATGKVWFIPREWRLDGYQRLIEQPLFLKSYLNTILYTVVGTIVALVINIPAGYALSRKDLFAKKWVSVFFIVPMFVSGGLIPIYLTVKQLGLVDTFWVMVVPFAVSPYNIVVARTFFNNSIPEGMWEAAQIDGCGTIHYFRKIVLPLSKAIIAVIGLWTAVGIWNSWFNALIYLTNENLQPLQLILRRLLISNQMLQSQATGEVASDLRIKADMMKYAAIVISTAPIMMLYPFVQKYFNQGVMIGALKE, encoded by the coding sequence GTGAAATTATTTCAACATGCGAGAAAGACCAAGTCAGAAATCCTCTTTGATATTTTTATCTATGGTCTAGCGATTTGCTTGATTCTGTTGATTGTCTACCCTTTGTGGTTTGTCATTATTGCCTCCTTCAGTAATCCGTCTGATGTAGCAACTGGTAAGGTTTGGTTTATCCCGAGGGAATGGCGACTAGACGGCTATCAACGCTTGATTGAGCAGCCTTTGTTTCTAAAGAGCTATCTCAACACCATCCTCTACACGGTTGTAGGGACCATCGTTGCCCTGGTCATTAATATCCCGGCTGGTTACGCCTTGTCGCGAAAGGACCTCTTTGCTAAGAAATGGGTCAGTGTTTTCTTTATCGTTCCCATGTTTGTCTCTGGGGGCTTGATTCCCATTTATTTGACAGTGAAACAATTGGGTTTGGTCGACACCTTCTGGGTAATGGTCGTACCGTTTGCAGTATCTCCTTACAATATCGTTGTAGCTCGAACTTTCTTTAACAATAGTATTCCAGAAGGGATGTGGGAAGCCGCCCAGATCGATGGTTGCGGAACCATTCATTACTTCAGAAAGATCGTGCTCCCCTTGTCCAAGGCTATTATTGCCGTTATTGGACTTTGGACAGCAGTAGGGATCTGGAATTCTTGGTTCAATGCCCTGATTTATTTGACCAATGAAAATCTTCAACCCCTACAACTGATCCTGCGCCGTCTCTTAATTAGTAATCAAATGTTGCAATCGCAAGCAACAGGGGAGGTAGCTTCTGACCTCCGTATTAAGGCTGATATGATGAAATATGCAGCCATCGTTATCTCAACAGCACCGATTATGATGCTGTATCCATTCGTCCAAAAATACTTTAATCAAGGTGTCATGATAGGGGCCTTGAAAGAATAG
- the udk gene encoding uridine kinase, whose product MQNRPIIIGVTGGSGGGKTSVSRAILANFPNEKIAMIEHDSYYKDQSHLTFEERIKTNYDHPFAFDTDLMIAQINELLAGRPVDIPTYDYAEHTRSSKTYRQEPQDVFIVEGILVLEDKRLRDLMDIKIFVDTDDDVRIIRRIKRDMEERGRSLDSVIEQYLGVVKPMYHQFIEPTKRYADVIIPEGVTNTVAIDLITTKIEKILNEAREGK is encoded by the coding sequence ATGCAAAATAGACCTATTATTATTGGTGTTACTGGTGGCTCTGGTGGTGGAAAGACCAGTGTGTCTCGTGCCATTTTGGCCAATTTCCCGAATGAAAAGATTGCCATGATTGAGCATGATTCTTATTACAAGGACCAAAGTCATTTGACCTTTGAGGAGCGGATCAAGACCAACTATGACCATCCTTTTGCCTTTGATACGGATTTGATGATTGCGCAGATCAATGAACTCTTGGCAGGTCGTCCAGTGGATATCCCAACCTATGACTATGCGGAACATACGCGCAGCAGCAAGACCTATCGTCAGGAACCACAGGATGTCTTCATCGTGGAAGGGATCTTAGTTCTTGAAGACAAGCGCCTTCGGGACCTGATGGACATCAAGATTTTCGTTGATACGGATGATGATGTGCGGATCATTCGCCGGATCAAGCGCGATATGGAGGAGCGTGGCCGGAGTCTGGATAGTGTCATTGAGCAATACCTTGGTGTAGTAAAACCGATGTACCACCAGTTCATCGAGCCAACCAAGCGTTATGCGGACGTGATCATTCCTGAGGGCGTGACCAACACAGTTGCGATTGACTTGATCACAACCAAGATTGAAAAAATCCTCAACGAAGCGCGTGAAGGAAAATAA